A segment of the Acidobacteriota bacterium genome:
ATCGTCTGCCGAGCCGGTGCCATGACTCTCGCGGAACTGGCAGCGGCCGGTCGAGCGGCAATCCTGATTCCCTACCCACATGCAGCCGACGATCATCAGAGACACAACGCGCAGACGGTCGTCGATGCCGGTGCAGCGCGAATGATCGCCGACGATCGACTCGAGACGGAAGAACTTGAGGATCAACTCAAGGAGCTGCTGGCGGACCCCGAGGCTCTCGGACGGATGGGAGACGCAGCTCGGCGTCTGGCCCACCCGGACGCGACGACCCGCATCACCGATCTGGCCGAGTCTCTGATTCATGGCGAGGAGGTCGGCAACCGTGTTTCGTAAGGCTCAGCGCATCCACTTCGTCGGCATAGGCGGCTCTGGTATGAGCGGCATCGCCGAGGTTGTGGCCAATCTGGGGTACCCGGTCTCCGGCTCCGATCTCGCGACGAACCCGTCCACGCGAAGACTCAAGAAGCTAGGAGCCGATGTCCATCGTGGGCATCAATCGCGCTATGTTCAGGATGCCGATGTGGTGGTGATCTCCTCCGCGGTGAAGGAAGACAACCCCGAAGTTGTCGAGGCTCGTCGCCTCGCCATCCCGGTGATCCCCCGCGCAGAGATGCTCGCCGAACTGATGCGTCTCAAGTACGGCGTCGCCGTCGCAGGGTCTCACGGCAAGACCTCAACGACCGCCATGGTCGCCGAGGTGCTCGATGCCGGAGACCTGGACCCGACGGTCGTGATCGGCGGTCGCGTCGGAAAACTTCGATCCGGCGCGAAGCTGGGTCAAGGGGACGTGATGGTCGCGGAGGCCGACGAGTCGGACGGTTCGTTCCTCAAGATGAAGCCGACCATCGCGGTCGTCACCAATATCGATCGCGAGCATCTCGATCACTATTCCGGGCTCGCCGAGATCCAGGACTCGTTCGTCACTTTTCTCTCGCGTGTCCCGTTCTATGGTGCGGCGGTCGTCTGCCTGGACGACCCGAACGTGCGGGCGATTCTCCCCCGAGTCGATCGCAAGGTCATCACGTATGGCCTGACCAGCGACGCGGACGTCGTCGCCACCGATGTAGAGATCGAGGGGTTCAAGACTCGGTTCACCGTGATCGCAGACGGCGAGACGCTCGGACGGATCACGCTCAAGACACCGGGTCGTCATGCGGTCCTCAACAGCCTCGCCTCCATCGCCGTCGGGCTGGAGTTCGATCTTGAGTTCAAGGCAATCGCCAATGCGCTCCGCGGCTTCCGTGGCGTCGATCGACGGATGCAGTTTCGAGGCGAGATCGATGGGGCGCGCGTTGTGGATGACTACGGTCACCATCCGACCGAGATCGAAGTCACGCTCGCCGCCATCCGCGACGGCTTCGGGGCACGAACCATTGCCGTCTTTCAGCCCCATCGATTCAGCCGCACCGCGGCCCTACTCGAAGAGTTCGGCCGGGCGTTCTTCCTGGCGGATCACGTGATCGTCACGGATATCTACGCTGCCGGTGAAGCCCCGATCGATGGCATCGACGGCAAGCGGGTCGCGGACGAGATCCGACGCCAAGGTCATGAGTCTGTCCAGCACATTCCCGATCACGAAACGGTTGTCCGCGATCTTCGCAAGCGACTCCAGGATGGCGATGTCATTGTCACGCTGGGTGCGGGCGATGTCTGGAAGATCGGTGACACCCTGGTGCGCCAACCGCGGATCGTCCGTAGCAAGCGAGCGACGTGATGGCGATCCGCCGCCCCATCCTCGCCGAGCCGGATCATCGCTATCTGCGACGACGAGCCAATCGTCGTGTGCGAAAGCAGCGCCTGACGCGCAACCTGTTCCGATTCATGATGGTCGCTACGGTCAACGCCATCATCGCCAGCATCGTGATCTACGCGGCGTTCCGTGGGGTCGATCACTTCTTGCGAAGTGACGAATTTGCTCTGGAGCGCATCGAGCTTCGCGGCGTCGAGCACGGTTCCGCCGAAGCGCTACACACGCGATTGGCACCGTTCAATGGTCGCAATCTGTTCTACCTATCGCTCGACGACATAGAGCACACGTTGCAGCGGGATCCATGGGTTCGTGAGGCTTCGGTCAAGCGCATGTTGCCGAGGGCGATGCGGATCTCGATAACCGAGCGAGAACCGGTCGCGTGGGTGTTGCTCCATGGGGTTCCGCACATGATCGACGAGACCGGTTTTGCGATCGGGCCGGCGGATACCGCGTCAGACACAAATCTACCCGTCATCACCGGAGTCGACGGCCTGCCACGCGAACAGCTGCTCGAGAGAATACGAATGGGTGTGAGTCTGGTCGAACGACTCAACCGTACATCGCCGGTTTTCGCTGCGCAGGTGTCGGAGCTTGACCTCTCCTCGAGGGATCGTGTGGTCGCACGCACATCCGACGGAGGTCCTCCCCTGCTGCTCGATCCCGAACAAGTCGAGCGCAACGTAAACACTTATCTCGGTCTCCGAAGCGAGATCGCCCATCGCGTTGGCCCGGCACGTTACGTGGACCTGCGCTGGCGCGACCGAATTGCCGTCATGCCAAATTCAAAGAACCGATTTCAAGAGGGCACATGAGTATGGGAAAGAATGGCCGAAACGTCGTAGGACTCGACATCGGAACGAGCCAGGTCTGCTGCATCGTCGGCGAGATGCTCCCCGAGGGTGGGATGCAAATTGTCGGCCTTGGTGAGGCCGTCTCCCGCGGATTGCGCAAGGGTGTGGTCGTCAACATGGACGCCACGGTCGACGCGATCAAGGCCGCCGTGGAGGAGGCCGAACTGATGGCCGGCATCACCATCAACGAGGCCACCATCGGAATTGCGGGGGGCCACATCCGTTCGTTCAACAGCCGCGGCGTCATCGCGGTGGGCGGACGCGAGCGTGTCGTCGGGCAGGACGACATCAACCGCGTGATGGAGGCGGCACGCGCCGTGAGCATCCCGCAGGATCGCGAGATCCTTCACGTCCTGCCACAGGAGTTCGTCCTCGACGATCAGGGCGGAATCCACAGCCCGGTGGGACTCGTGGGATCCCGACTCGAGGCCAACGTCCACGTGATCACGGCGGCGTCGACCTCGATCCAGAACCTGGTGAGCTGCACCAACCGGGCCGGCATCGAGGTGCAGGACACGGTCCTTCAACAGTTGGCCATCGCCGAGGCGACTCTCAGCGATGACGAACGCGAGCTGGGGGTTGCGGTCATCGATATCGGAGGTGGCACCACTGACCTCGCTATCTTCGAACGAGGCTCGATCTGGCATACGGCCGTTCTCCCGGTCGGTGGGGATCACTTCACCAACGATCTGGCGGTCGGCCTGAGGACGCCGATCCCCGACGCGGAGCGACTGAAAAAGAAATATGGCTACGCGCTGAGCGGTCTCGTCGATCAGCAGGAGGCCATCGAGGTTCCCACCGTCGGAGGGCGGAAACCCCGACTCCTGTCGTATCAGGTGCTGGCCGATATCCTGCAGCCCCGGGCGGAAGAGCTCTTCGCCCTGTTCCGGGACGAGATCCAGCGGGCAGGGTTCGACCGAACGCTCAACGCCGGAGTCGTTTTGACCGGCGGCGGCAGTCTCCTACCCGGCATGACCGAGATCGCCGAACAGGCCTTCGACATGCCGGTCCGTCTAGGACAGCCCCTCGGTGTCGAGGGGTTCATCGAGCCGAATGCCGGGCCGCAATACGCGACCTCGATCGGGATGGGTTGCTGGAGTGCGAAGCACACCACGGTGTCGACACGACGTCGACTGCCCATGAGCATGCCGCAGGGTGTCGTGCGAAATGTCGGAGGTCGATTCAGGGCGTGGATTTCTGAAATGTTCTGAGCGGTTTCGGGTGATAATGGCGCGGGGAATCCGTGCGTGACCGGGAGATCTAGATGATCACATTGGATGACAAGAAAGACAACGGGCAGGAGATGGAGATTTCCATCGACGATGCGCAGATCAATCGCGCGATGATCAAGGTCGTCGGGGTCGGCGGTGGTGGAGGAAATGCGGTCAACCGTATGATCACCTCCCGTGTCGAGGGCGTGGAGTTCCTTGTCGCCAACACCGATTGCCAGGCGCTCCACTCCAACCTGGCGACGCGCAAGCTGCAGCTGGGAGCCAAGCTCACCAAGGGGCTCGGAGCCGGCGGAAACCCAGAAGTGGGCCGCAGTTCCGCGCTGGAAGACACCGAACAGGTGCTCGAGGGGCTCTCCGGGGCCGATATGGTGTTTGTCACCACGGGCCTGGGCGGCGGGACCGGCACCGGTGCCGCACCGATTATCGCCAATTTGGCCAAGGAACTGGGCGCTCTGGTGGTCGCCGTGGTGACTCTGCCGTTCAATTTTGAGGGCCGGCGGCGCCGGATGCAGGCTGAAGAGGGTCTGAACGAGCTTCGTCAGGTCGTCGATACGGTGATCACGATTCCCAACGACAAGTTGCTTCACACGGTCGAGACCGGAACGCCGATGAACGAGGCGTTCATGATCGCCGACGACATCCTTCGACAGGCGGTCCAGGGGATCTCCGACCTGATCACGGTTCCCGGCGAGATCAACCTCGACTTCGCCGACGTCAAGTCGGTGATGTCCGGAATGGGCATGGCGTTGATGGGCACGGGCATCGCCGATGGCGAACATCGTGCGGTCGAGGCGGCCCAACGAGCGGTCTCGTCACCGCTGCTGGAAGAGGCATCGATCCACGGCGCCAAGGGTGTTTTGATCAACATCAGTGGTGGAGAGGATATGTCGCTCCACGAGGTCTCGGAATCCGCACGGATCATTCAGGAGGCCGCGGATCCCGACGCCAACATCATCTTCGGTACGGTGATCGATCGGGCCCAGCAGGGAACCGTCAAGGTGACCGTCATCGCGACGGGGTTCATGGGGGATTCCACCGCCGAACGGCTGCCTCAGCACACGTCGGCGGCACCGACGCCGTCTGCCTACCCCAGTGTGGAGATGGCGGCTCCCATGGCCGCGACACCACCGAAGGCCCCAGCGGAGCCGTCCGTCAGCGCGGCACCTTCAAGAGAAGAGCGAGTCTACAACCCGGATCTGTCCCAGAGTCTCGAGTTTGACTCCAACGACGACGGGTTCACTCCTAACTTCTCGAAAATGAAGGATGATCTGGACGTCCCGGCGTTCCTCCGAAAACAGATGGACTGATCAAGGACCCGACGCTCTACCGAGCGAAGGATTTGGGTCGAATCCGGGTGGAACGGAATGCCTGCAGCCACGCACCGATCAGACCTGCCACGAGAATAGCGACGATCCAGTCCCCCGTTCGCGAATAGGTCGTCGGTCGTGCCGAGCGGCGGATGTCGCGAACCTCGACGCCCTCGACATAGGTATCGGTGGCCTGGTACATCCGCCCGCGCGCGTCGTAGAAACCCGAGATTCCGGTATTGGCCGCCCGCACGAAGTCACTCCGCGTCTCGACCGCTCGCATGCGTAAGGCATCCGCCTGATGCTGCTGGAATCGAGTGCGTCCCCACCACGCGTCGTTGGTGATCACGACGCCGAACTCTGCTCCGTCCTGTTTCATGCGTCGCGACAGCGTGGGAAAGAGTTGTTCGAAACAGACGACGACACCGGCCCGCACGCCGTGAACATCGACCGGTGCCAGATCCGGCCCCGGCTCGAAGCCGCCTGCCAGCCACTTCCACTCCCCCTCCTTCCCGTCGACGAATCTCCCCAGGAGTGAGCGGAAGGGCGTCCGTTCGGCAAACGGCACCAGATACCGTTTGCCGTACCAGCTGGGCTGCAAGCCGCCGGAGGGATCAACCGCCATCGCCGCGTTGAACAGGTCGTAGTCCTCGCGGGTTCGCACTCTCACGTATTCCGCACCGAACAGGATCGTCACATCCAGTTCGCGGGCGAGGGCGGCGACGTCGTCGGCGCGATAGGTGCTGTCGTGCTGCAGCCAGTGGTAGACCGGGCCGGGCCGCGCGGACTCGGGCCAGACGATCCAGCTCGCTCCGTCCTGCCTGGCCTGCCGACTCAATCGAGCCAGTGTCTCGAACTGTCGGGTCGAGGTGGCTTCGTCGTGTTTCTCGTCGATGGGGATGTTGGGCTGGACGATGGCGACCCGTAGGGACTCGCCCTCGGGCAGTGGACGAACCCAACACCATGCGTCGTAGGACAGCACCACGACCAGGAGGAGTCCCAACGCCATCCGTGGCCGACGGAAATCGCCGTCTCGAGCCGCCAGGAAACCGTCGTAGATCAACCCGTTGACCGCCAGGGCGAATGCGCCGACCCCGTAGGGTCCGACCGTGTCGGCGATCTGAATGAGAAACGGGTACTGGGCGACGGTTAGCCCGACATGATCGCCGCTCATCCTCAAGTCACCAAACGTCTGCAACCATTCGACGGGGATCCAGGTGGCCGGAAGCAGGATGCCGTAGCCCAGGCCGGTGCGTCGTCTTAACCACCCGATCCAGGTCACCGTCAGACCGACCCGCAGTGCAATGAGCAGGACGAACCCCACGTAAAGCGGGATCGCCAGCCAGGAGATCCGAACGACCGCCAGGAAGAAGTGGGCGGCGATCGCGAAACCGACCGTCCCGAACAGGATGCCACCCCAGAGTCGGCTGGACGTGGAGCGAGTCGATGCGTCGTCGAGCCACCGCAGCAACGGCAGGAACGCCACGAACGGCAGGAGCGGCACCGGTACGTAGAACGACGCTCCAAGAAGGAGACCTGCCAGGACAGGACCACGGACCCACGCACTCCGAGATGTGTTTGACGAACTCACGGCGGATCATGCTACCGCGGAATCGTCGATTACGATCGAGCATGGATCGTGCGGTCGGCTGGGTTTAAGATGGGGCCCATCATGGATTCACTCACCGAGATCGAGATCAAGCTGGCGTTTCCCTCCGTTGCGGAGGCGCTGGAGAAGATTCGGGCGTTGGGCGCCGTCGAAGGGGCACCCAGAGTTTTCGAGGACAACCTTCTCTTCGAGCATGACGATCATCCGGTGCGCGAGAATGGACAGACCCTGAGATTGCGACGGGCCGGGAGCCGATCGATCCTCACCCTCAAGTCGAAGGTCAAGGGCGAGTTCCGCCACAAGGTTCGCCTCGAAGACGAGACCGCCGTCGCCGACGGTGACGCGATCGAGCGGGTCTTTCTGGGGCTCGGCTTTCGACCGAGTTGGCGCTATCAGAAGTTCCGGACGACCTTCCGACTCGACGATCTTCAGATCTATCTGGATGAGACCGCGCTGGGTTGTTACGTGGAGCTCGAGGGACCCGGGGACCTGATCGACGCGGCGGCGGCCCGACTGGGCTATGGCCCGGAGAGTTACATCAAGGCGAGCTACCGTCGCCTCCAGGAGAGCGTTCATCGTGAGCAGGGAACAGAGCCCGGCGATCTCCTGATCGCGGAGGAAGATCGCCCATGAGGGCGATGCTTCTGGCCGCGGGGTTGGGACGCCGGCTGGCTCCACTCACCGACCGCTACCCGAAACCGACGATTCCCGTCCTCGGGCGACCGATGCTGCTGCAGCAACTGGCCCGACTGGAACGAGCGGGATGCGACCGTGTGGTCATCAACGAACATCACCTTGGCCAGGTGATCCGTCAGACCGTCGCACGCTCCGAGTATGTCGACGGACCGATGGAGATCCTCTTCTCCCATGAACCGGTATTGCTGGGAACCGCCGGTGGATTGCGGAACGTCGCCGACCAGTTGCGGGGCGACGGTCCGATCCTGGTCCTCAACGCCGACTTCGTCTCCGACATCGATATCCGCTGGGCCTACGACGCCCACATGGACTCCGACGCCGCCGCGACACTCGTCACCGGTCCCAGGCGTGAAGGCTACTCGAACCTGGACGTCGATGGGTTGGGCCGAGTCCACTCGATCGCCGGCGAACCGCCGACGGCCGAAGGTGTCTCCTGCGAACAGGAGATGTTCACGGGCTGTCATGTGCTCGATGAGTCGCTTCTGGAGCGAATCCCCTTCGGCATGCCGTGCGAAATCGTCCCGACGCTCTATCGACCGCTTGCGGCAGAAGGACGATTGGGATCCGTTCTGCATCGCGGGTTCTGGTGGGACGTCGGCTCGCCACGGGCCTACCTCGATGGGTCGTTGCAACTCATGGCGGCGTTGGCCGAGCAGGAACTCGAGATCGGCGAACACGATGGGATCCATCACGAGGAGGACGCCCTGGTCTGTCGCGGAGCCGGTGCGGACGTGGATAGCACGGCGACACTTCGTGGACAGGTCGCCGTCGGCTTCGCGACCCGCGTCGGCGAAGAGAGTTTCGTGGAGAACTCGATCCTCATGCCGGAGACCTGGGTGGGACCCCGCTGCCGACTGACCCGTTGTGTGGTGACCACCGGTGTCGAACTCCCCGCGGGGTTCGAGATGACCGATGGATGGATCGTCGCCGACGACGGCATACCGCCGGCCGATCGTGGAAACTGGCGGCAGGAAGGCACCCTCGCCATACGGTCCCTGGCCCCCGAGACCTAGACGATGCGTTCGGAGGTTCAGGCCATCTTCGGTCGACCCGATGGATCGACGAGACTCGTTGGCGTCGAAGCGATGGCCGGTGACGCCTCCACCCGTCGATTCCATCGCTGCCGGCTGGACGAGGGTCAAGACGTCGTGGTCATGGACTACGGGACCCCGTTCAAGGGTGAGACCGACGATCTGCGGCTACAACGAATTTTCGTCGATGCAGACCTTCCCTGTGCAGAGGTCCTGTCGGTTCACCCCGACCCCGGCTGCGTCGTGTGGGCCGATCTGGGTCAACTCACTCTCGAAGCATCCTTGCGACGATCGACGAGACGGCCCGATTGGTTGGCGGCGGTTCAGCTGGCGGCCCGGATCGCCGACCAGGGCACTCCGGTCCTGGCCGGTTCCGATCTTCGAAACGGTCCCCGTCTCGACGGAACGCGCTTTCGACGGGAGATGGACTTCTTCGTCACCCACTTTATCGGTGGCCACCTAAACGTCCAGCCTCCGGCGGCAATCCTCACGCCGCTTCTTCATCGTCTGGCCGATGAGGCCGGACGATGCCCGCAGCCGGTGCTCTGTCACCGCGATTTCCACTCACGAAATATCGTGCTGTCCGATGGCGGCGATCTGGCGCTGGTCGATCTGCAGGATGCCTGTTGGGGGCCGGACAGCTACGACCTGGCGTCGTGGCTGTATGACGCCTACTTCGATCGACCGGACGATTGGGTGTCGGTGGGTATCGAGACGTTCGTTCGAGATCGTCTCGATGCCGACGAGGTCCCTCGGTTCCAGGAACGGCTCGAGCCGGTGGCCGCACAGAGAATGTTGAAGGCACTGGGAACTTTCGGCTTCCAGGCCGCGTCCCGTGGGGAGCCACGATATCTCGAGGGGGTTCCGCGGACGGTCTCCCGTCTCCGAACGTTGCTTCCGCGGTTTCCGCTGGGAGAAGAGATCCTGGCGATCCTCGATCCGATCTTCCCCTGAGATCGGATCAGAGTTCGATCAGCAATCCCGGGGTCGTCACGTCGATATGGGTGGTGAGGGCACCGCCGACCCCACCCACACAACGCCGAGTCCACTCCTCCGGGGAGAAGCTCCAGTGTCGCTGGCGGTTGACGAAGGCCCAGCGCTCCCCATCCAGGACCTGAAGCGTCGCTGCGGTGGCGACACAGGTGGCGGAAGTTGGCGCGACGGTCTGAGGCTCGACCACCAGGTGCCACGGCGCGACGCTGGGCGGATCCCGGAAACTCCCGCGGCGCTGTCCACCGACCTCGGGAAGCGCAGCGACGAGCCTGCGACCATCGGCCAACCGGGTGATCCGGGTCTCAAACAGGGCATCGTCAAAACGGGCTTGAATCGTCCCCCGAGGATCGGACGGGTCGTCCTTGACCACCCAACCCGGTCCCACGGAATTTCGTTCTCCGGATTCGGCTCGACGGGACCACCAGCCCGCCAGCTGCCGGGTCAACGCCGCGGCCTGCTCCGGAGGGAGAAGAAGGTAACGGGGATGGGAGGCACCCCCCTCAAAGTCGGCACAGCGTTGCCGAGCCACCCATACGGCGCTCCACGGATCCTGAGAACTGACGGTTATAGGTGGTGGATCGGTCTCTCCTTCGGCTTCGAACTGAACCCGCGACCAGAACCGGTCCCTGGAACGACCGGCGCGACCGCCGGTCACCTCCCAATCCTCGTCGATCCGGGCGATTTCAACCTGGCGATCTCCCATCCGAACCGACCCCGGGAGGTGTGGCCTGAGTTCCTCCTCCAGTTGTCGTAGGGGGTCGATGGGGTTGTAGGCCTGACGATGAGGGCCGACCGGCCCGTCGACCTGGGGATCGGATCGCCACGGCGCACCGCTTGACCGCTCCTCGATGAGAGATTGGGGATGCGCCGTCTCGGGGGCGGGTCCGTCGCCGGTGCCGGCGGTAAACCGGATCCGACCGTCGTCATCAACCCAACGAATCGCCGTCCCCACATCCTCGCCGTCTCGACGTTCCCATCGCCCGGCGCCGTCCCGTCGAACCGCCATCACGACGGAGTGACGACGATAGAGCTCGACATCGACGATGCCCGATCGCTCGAGCCAGCGTCGACGTCGTTGCGCTCCTTCCCGGATCGTCATGTTGCGCCACGTCGTTGTACCGTGGTTGCCAGCATCGGTGGTCCATGGTCAGTTGAGAGGAATGAAGTCATAAACGAATTTTCTAAGTTCTGATTTCCATCGACCCTAACCAGATTGTCGGCCCGCCGACGGTCGTGGCCAGGGGTTGACCATGCCTATGACAAGAGCCAACCGTCGTGTCGAAGGTCAAGTCGTGACCGATCCGTAAGGGGCCTCTGAGTAGAGTCATCCCATTGACGTCCACAAGAAACGGGGCGATGGGTTGGGCCAACCGGCCGCCCACGATCCGATCGGACTCCGTGACCCGAAACGAACCTCGGCCTCGTTTCGGATCCGTCGACGCGGACTCGATTCGCCTCACGTAGAGACCCTCTTTGATGTCGGCGATCATCCCTTTCGGATCGTCGTCGCCGGCGTCGATATAGGTCGCCCCCATTCGGGGCAGGACCGGATCTCGATAGCCGGCTCGACGGCCATGACCGTTGGACGGAACGCCCCGCTCGGCCGCCCGTCGAAGATCCAGCAACGGCTCCCCCACCCGGCCCCCTGCAATGAGTTCCACCGTTCGGGCTTCCACCCCCTGGTCGTCGAGCCTCCAGGCTCCCCGTCCGCGCCGCGGATCGTCGATCACGCGGAGCTGTGGGTGGAGTGGCGGACCGGTAGCCAACCAGCTTTGGGTGGCCACATCCCCTTCCAGAGCATGGCCCACCAGTTCGTGGACCAGGACCCCACCCATCGCAGGCCCTAGCAGAAAATTATGGGTGCCCGCAGAGGCGATCCGAACCCCTCCGGCGTCGATCACCTGCAGACCTCTCGCCATCGCCTCGGCACCGAGCGCCGCGCCCCAACCTTCGACCGACTCCAGGACGCGCTCCCGAACAGCGACAACCCCGTAGTCTGGGTGCCAGGCCTCGACTCGGACACGAGAGCCCTGACGACGATCCCGCCACGGCTCCTCTCCGCCACCGGCTCCGATGGCAATCTGATCGAATCCGACCCACCGAACACGAGCCCTGAGGTCCGCGGGACCGCCCTCAATCGCGTCGATCGCCGATTCGACTTCCCAACGCAGGGCCGGGAACTGCCGACGGAATTTCGTGGTCCAGCCGTCCTCGTCGGACGAGACCCCACTCGAACCGTGAGACGAATTCTCGGGGTCGATCCAATCGGCGACGACCGCCGGGATCTCCTCGACGCCGACCCCCGCCCGAAATCGGTGCCACGGCGACTCTTTGCTCCAGAAATCGATGGAGAGTCCGGACTGGGTGCCCACGAATTCTCGTAGTGGGCCGGATCCGGCCCCCTCGATCCAGCCATCGATTCGGCGTTCGTGGAACAGCGTGGGGGCGGTCGGAACCCGTGGCAGAGCCGCAGCCCCGACCCGGATTGCCGCCAGCCACGGACAATCGTCGTTTTTGTGGGAGTTTAGCGGATCGTCATAAGCCGTCGGTGTCACTTGAAAGCCCTAGCTGCGGCACTTATCTTCTGAATTGGAGTACCGGAGACGACTCGCCAGGGGGTCGTCCGTTGCATTTGGAACCAAGCCGATAGATCGTCGGCCGCGTTCGGGTCGGGCATGTCAGATTATACGATACTACTCATCGACTACGATCCTCGGAGCGTAGAGTCGATCAAGAAGACTCTCAAGGGAGCCGGCTACCGTGTGGCTGTGGCCTACGATGGCGAAGCGGCCATCGAGGCCTTCCACGCGATCCAACCCGATGTCACGTTTGTCGAGGCGATGCTTCCCAAGAAGCACGGATTCGAGGTCTGCCGAGAACTCAAAGAGACCGAGCACGGCGCCGATCATGCCGTGATCATCATGACGGCGTTCTACAAGGGACGGAAGTACCGACAGGAAGCCACCCACAAGCACAAATGTGACGAGTACCTGGAGAAGCCATTCAGCAACGAGATCCTCCTGGAAACCGTCAAACGGTTTCTTCCCGAGGAGATCAATCCACCGGCCCACTTGGCTATCGATCGCGCCGCGCCACCGGTGCCTGCACCCACCCCTGAACCGACTCCTGCGCCGACTCCTGCGCCGACCGTTGCACCCAAGACGCCGGGCCTCGTCGACCGTCTCGCGCTGGCGAGCGACGACGCCGACGAGATCGCCGACTACCTGGACGCTATCATGCCGGACTGAGAGCCGGCGCCGGCGGATGAACCGACGACGGCGCCCCTCAAGGAGATGGCATGCCCAAGATCACTCGCATCTATACCCGCGGTGGCGACCGCGGTGAGACCAGCCTCGTCGGCGGGCAACGGGTTCGAAAGGACACGTTGCGGATCGAAGTATTCGGAACCGTCGATGAACTGAACTCGATGTTGGGCGTGGCGCTCTCCCATGGAACCAGTAAGAAGTTGACGCCGGTCCTTCGCCGCATCCAGAACGAGTTGTTCCATCTTGGCTCGGACCTGGCGATCCTCGAGGAGGACAAGGAGACCCTGAAGGTCCCTCAGATCGAGAAGCGACATGTCGATGCCCTGGAGTCCCTGATCGACGATCTCAACGGGGAGGTAGGCGAACTGGAGAACTTTATCCTGCCCGGAGGGACACCGACCGCCGCCGCGCTCCACGTCGCGCGAACCCTCTGTCGGCGGGCGGAGCGCCTGCTCGTCACGCTGATGGGAGAAGAGGCCGTCGGGGCCCAGACCCTGCCGTATCTGAACCGCCTGTCCGATGGGTTGTTCGTGATGGCTCGCTACGAGAACCACGTGGCCGGAGTTCCCGACCCGCTTTGGGACTCGCGGGCGTAAAAGACGCCTCCGGCGCAGGAGGAGGGGCTTTTCTCTTGTGCCGGAGGCATCCAAACAGAGGGAGTGTTTCGCCTCTGCAATAAACTACGCACCGGCTCGTATTTGGTTGCAGGCAGAACTGTAAAAAGCTGTCGCCGGCGGGGCTACTGCGGCGTAATCCCCGCGCCGTCGCCGGGCATCATGAAATCGAAGGCCCGAGTCAGGACCTCTCGCAACCGGCTCCGTTCCACGACCTGATCGATCATCCCGTGCTCGAAGAGGAACTCGCTTCGCTGGAATCCCTCGGGTAGCTTTTGCCGGATCGTCTGTTCGATCACTCGCGGCCCCGCGAATCCGATCAGCGCCCGCGGCTCCGCCAGATTCAGATCTCCCAACATCGCGAAGGAGGCGGTGACACCGCCGGTCGTCGGGTCGGTCAACACGGCGATGTACGGCAGCCCGGCTTCGTCGAGACGCGCGAGCGCCGATGAGATCTTCGCCATCTGCATCAACGACAGCGCCCCTTCTTGCATCCGGGCACCACCGGAACAACTGAACACGATCAGTGGACAGCGATCGCGCAGCGCCCTCTCGGCGCAACGGGTCACCTTC
Coding sequences within it:
- a CDS encoding response regulator, with the protein product MSDYTILLIDYDPRSVESIKKTLKGAGYRVAVAYDGEAAIEAFHAIQPDVTFVEAMLPKKHGFEVCRELKETEHGADHAVIIMTAFYKGRKYRQEATHKHKCDEYLEKPFSNEILLETVKRFLPEEINPPAHLAIDRAAPPVPAPTPEPTPAPTPAPTVAPKTPGLVDRLALASDDADEIADYLDAIMPD
- a CDS encoding cob(I)yrinic acid a,c-diamide adenosyltransferase; this translates as MPKITRIYTRGGDRGETSLVGGQRVRKDTLRIEVFGTVDELNSMLGVALSHGTSKKLTPVLRRIQNELFHLGSDLAILEEDKETLKVPQIEKRHVDALESLIDDLNGEVGELENFILPGGTPTAAALHVARTLCRRAERLLVTLMGEEAVGAQTLPYLNRLSDGLFVMARYENHVAGVPDPLWDSRA
- the accD gene encoding acetyl-CoA carboxylase, carboxyltransferase subunit beta, whose product is MAWFKKEKTPKQPQVERRLRMPEGLWVKCSACKEMVYKKEVVLNANVCPKCNYHFRISARERLAMLLDDGESVEFDQDIGPRDALNFADTKKYSDRIKTYQQRTGLKDALVSSAGKIGGHPVVVAVMEYGFMGGSMGSVVGEKVTRCAERALRDRCPLIVFSCSGGARMQEGALSLMQMAKISSALARLDEAGLPYIAVLTDPTTGGVTASFAMLGDLNLAEPRALIGFAGPRVIEQTIRQKLPEGFQRSEFLFEHGMIDQVVERSRLREVLTRAFDFMMPGDGAGITPQ